The following proteins are co-located in the Verrucomicrobiota bacterium genome:
- a CDS encoding ABC transporter ATP-binding protein, whose protein sequence is MSKPLISLDRLVKRFGDMVAVDGVTMAIERGEIFGFLGANGAGKTTTIRMLCGLTRPTRGSGRIFGLDIWRDRRRIRQRFGYVPQRFSLYPDLTVLENLGFFAGAYQVPRDRARTRIDRLVHHFDLERKRNARAGSLSGGFKQLLSMACALVHEPSLLFLDEPTAGLDPVHRQSIWDLVYELSQNGATIFVTTHYMDEVERCTDVGFIRQGQLLAKGSPQELKDRLQGKLLELEVEPAVQAVKLLRSVPTIHGVELRSGRVRLQAENPEKLLQSWLQHWPFPELKLIGYEWAEPDMEDVFRAYSEGFLYPPNVTSTEKTV, encoded by the coding sequence ATGTCTAAGCCGCTCATTTCGCTGGATCGCCTCGTGAAACGCTTTGGCGACATGGTGGCGGTGGACGGCGTGACGATGGCCATTGAGCGGGGGGAAATCTTTGGCTTCCTGGGCGCCAATGGGGCGGGTAAGACCACGACCATCCGGATGCTTTGCGGGCTCACCCGTCCGACCCGCGGGTCCGGCCGCATCTTCGGCCTCGACATCTGGCGGGACCGCCGCCGGATCCGCCAAAGGTTCGGCTACGTCCCGCAGCGGTTCAGCTTGTACCCGGATTTGACCGTGCTCGAAAACCTTGGATTTTTTGCGGGCGCTTACCAGGTGCCCAGAGATCGCGCACGGACGCGGATCGACCGCTTGGTGCACCACTTTGACCTGGAGCGAAAACGCAACGCCAGGGCGGGAAGTCTGTCCGGTGGCTTCAAACAGCTGCTTTCGATGGCATGCGCGCTCGTCCATGAACCGTCCTTGCTGTTTCTGGACGAGCCGACCGCCGGTTTGGACCCGGTGCACCGGCAGTCTATCTGGGACCTGGTGTACGAGTTAAGCCAAAACGGGGCCACCATCTTCGTCACCACGCATTACATGGACGAAGTGGAACGCTGTACCGACGTCGGGTTCATCCGGCAGGGGCAACTGCTTGCGAAGGGGTCTCCACAGGAGTTGAAAGACCGGCTGCAAGGCAAATTACTTGAACTGGAAGTCGAACCGGCGGTGCAGGCCGTCAAGCTTCTCCGGTCCGTCCCGACCATCCACGGCGTCGAACTGCGCAGCGGTCGCGTCCGCCTCCAGGCTGAGAACCCCGAAAAACTGCTGCAGTCGTGGCTCCAGCATTGGCCGTTCCCCGAACTCAAGCTCATCGGCTATGAATGGGCGGAACCGGACATGGAAGACGTGTTCCGGGCATATTCCGAAGGCTTCCTTTATCCGCCGAACGTTACTTCCACCGAGAAGACGGTATGA